From the genome of Cognaticolwellia beringensis, one region includes:
- the sohB gene encoding protease SohB — protein MEFLYEYGLFLAKAITFVIAVIAIIIAIASSAMKQGGKKGELEITDLSEQYTEVEEDITHHLLSKEELKEKEKKDKKAAKEQAKIDKKASKDDSDEKTVTPRLFVVDFNGSIDAKEVGSLREEISAILTVAQPSDEVFVRLESGGGMVHGYGLAASQLDRVRQKNIPLTASVDKVAASGGYMMACVANKIVSAPFAIIGSIGVIAQVPNFHKLLKKNDVDFEQFTAGEFKRTVTMFGENTEKGREKFVEELEETHVLFKNFVSEHRPSLDIAKVATGEHWFGTQAKGLGLVDELQTSDDYLQARCKSHKIVQIKYATKKGLAEKFSKAASLSFDAIISKVWQNNRIFPG, from the coding sequence TTGGAATTTTTGTATGAATACGGTTTGTTTTTAGCTAAAGCTATCACTTTTGTCATAGCAGTAATCGCTATTATTATTGCTATTGCATCTTCAGCAATGAAGCAAGGTGGAAAGAAAGGTGAGTTAGAAATTACAGACTTGTCAGAGCAATATACTGAAGTGGAAGAAGATATTACGCATCACTTATTATCGAAAGAAGAATTAAAAGAAAAAGAGAAAAAAGATAAAAAAGCGGCGAAAGAGCAAGCAAAAATAGATAAGAAAGCCAGCAAAGATGACAGTGATGAAAAAACCGTTACACCACGTTTATTTGTTGTAGATTTTAACGGCAGTATTGACGCTAAAGAAGTTGGATCTTTACGTGAAGAAATTAGCGCAATATTAACCGTTGCTCAACCTAGTGATGAAGTGTTCGTTCGTCTAGAAAGTGGTGGCGGGATGGTGCATGGCTATGGCTTAGCAGCGTCGCAACTTGATCGTGTTCGTCAAAAAAATATTCCATTAACCGCATCTGTTGATAAAGTAGCAGCAAGTGGCGGCTATATGATGGCCTGTGTCGCTAATAAAATAGTGTCAGCACCGTTTGCCATTATTGGTTCCATTGGTGTTATTGCTCAAGTGCCAAATTTTCATAAGTTATTAAAGAAAAACGATGTCGACTTTGAGCAGTTCACTGCCGGTGAGTTTAAACGCACCGTGACTATGTTTGGCGAAAACACTGAGAAAGGTCGTGAGAAGTTTGTAGAAGAACTTGAAGAAACGCATGTGCTATTTAAGAACTTTGTCAGTGAGCATCGTCCAAGTTTAGATATTGCTAAAGTAGCAACCGGCGAGCATTGGTTTGGCACACAAGCAAAGGGTTTAGGGCTTGTTGACGAGTTACAAACCAGTGACGACTATCTGCAAGCGCGTTGTAAATCTCATAAAATAGTGCAAATTAAGTATGCAACGAAAAAAGGTTTAGCTGAAAAGTTTTCAAAAGCTGCATCTTTATCGTTTGATGCCATCATCAGTAAGGTTTGGCAAAATAACCGAATTTTTCCAGGTTAA
- a CDS encoding thiopurine S-methyltransferase, whose protein sequence is MDNSFWHKCWERNTLGFHQRDVHPLLSQYFEKLTLPSDRHVFVPLCGKTLDMAYLARFMQVTGNELSDIACKDFFLENNIEYQKQTLGAFEQFSCPQLVLLQGDFFKLSSKAIDSIDWIYDRAALIALPTAMQQQYVDHLRTFFSTQTRLFLVTVEFPKEQLNGPPFAVTESDVKSLFSGFNIEYVAKNEIKDKQFAQRTFEVDYLLEKLYIISLDN, encoded by the coding sequence ATGGATAACAGTTTTTGGCATAAATGTTGGGAGCGCAACACACTGGGATTCCACCAGCGTGACGTGCACCCTTTATTATCTCAATACTTCGAAAAATTGACACTACCCTCAGACCGGCATGTATTCGTGCCGTTATGTGGTAAAACGCTCGATATGGCCTACTTAGCAAGGTTTATGCAAGTGACAGGCAATGAATTAAGTGACATTGCCTGTAAAGACTTCTTTCTTGAAAATAATATTGAGTATCAAAAGCAGACTTTAGGTGCATTCGAGCAATTTTCTTGCCCGCAGCTTGTATTGCTTCAAGGTGACTTTTTTAAGCTTTCTTCAAAGGCAATCGACAGCATAGATTGGATATATGACCGTGCAGCGTTAATTGCGCTACCAACAGCGATGCAACAACAATATGTTGATCACTTAAGAACGTTTTTCTCGACGCAAACGCGGTTGTTTTTAGTGACAGTCGAGTTTCCAAAAGAGCAGTTGAACGGTCCACCGTTTGCCGTTACTGAATCTGATGTGAAAAGCCTTTTTTCAGGTTTTAACATTGAATACGTTGCTAAGAATGAGATTAAAGATAAGCAATTTGCGCAGCGGACATTTGAGGTCGATTACTTGCTTGAAAAGCTATATATCATTTCACTCGATAATTAG
- a CDS encoding transcriptional regulator GcvA, with protein sequence MANRLPPLNALRAFEASARQLSFTRAAEELFVTQAAISHQIKSLEDNLGIKLFMRKNRSLLLTEEGQSYYLDIKDVFNALHDATEKLLARGEKGAITVSLQPSFAIQWLVPRLNTFSLLHPDIDVRIKAVDQPENSLTEDVDLAIYYGRGRWKGIHAEQLHTEYLIPVCSPLLLAGKKPLDKIEDLANHTLLHDTSRRDWKRWFKHVDVRGGNVNHGPIFSHSAMVLQAAIHGQGVALAHSVLAKPDIDSGRLVCPFKEVLISKNSYYIVCREQQLELGKIAAFREWVLQTVADEQTIIDEGQVV encoded by the coding sequence TTGGCCAATAGACTCCCACCCCTTAATGCTTTGAGAGCTTTTGAAGCATCGGCAAGGCAGTTGAGTTTTACTCGAGCAGCTGAAGAGTTATTCGTCACTCAAGCTGCGATCAGTCATCAAATAAAATCGTTGGAAGACAATTTAGGCATAAAATTATTTATGCGTAAGAATAGATCTTTGTTACTGACTGAAGAAGGTCAATCATATTACCTCGATATTAAAGATGTTTTTAATGCGCTGCATGATGCTACCGAAAAACTATTAGCGCGCGGTGAAAAAGGCGCTATAACGGTAAGCTTGCAACCCAGCTTCGCCATTCAGTGGCTAGTGCCTAGATTAAACACCTTTAGCCTGTTACATCCCGATATTGATGTGCGCATTAAAGCGGTAGATCAACCTGAAAATTCGCTTACTGAAGATGTAGATTTAGCAATATATTATGGTAGAGGTCGCTGGAAAGGTATCCATGCAGAGCAGTTGCATACCGAATATTTGATCCCCGTTTGTTCGCCGCTATTATTAGCAGGTAAAAAGCCCTTAGATAAAATTGAAGACCTAGCAAATCATACTTTGTTGCATGATACCTCGAGAAGAGACTGGAAAAGATGGTTTAAGCATGTTGACGTCAGAGGAGGGAATGTCAATCATGGGCCAATATTTAGTCATTCTGCTATGGTCTTGCAAGCCGCTATTCATGGTCAAGGCGTTGCACTCGCGCATAGTGTGTTAGCTAAACCCGATATTGATAGTGGTCGGTTGGTTTGTCCATTCAAAGAAGTATTAATCAGTAAAAACTCTTACTACATTGTTTGTCGAGAGCAGCAACTTGAATTAGGTAAAATAGCCGCATTTCGAGAGTGGGTATTACAAACTGTGGCTGACGAGCAAACAATAATTGATGAAGGACAAGTAGTGTGA
- a CDS encoding alpha/beta family hydrolase yields the protein MSNNESIVSNELAANSELNISHELTVTEDPKALVIFAHGAGADMKHQYIEDLVQLMNAQQLNVLRFNFPFMDKRKLDGKRRPPDRMPTLVACYQSILANVTTDLPIYIAGKSMGGRVAAILAGDKDLMNTHQIRGVICLGYPFHPAKKTDKLRLEPLQETQRPVLILQGQRDALGSEIEIKAYELSSHCQLHFFNDGDHDLKPRVKSGYNLKQHQSAAVNKMRSFIDEINNCC from the coding sequence GTGAGCAACAACGAATCTATCGTAAGTAACGAATTAGCTGCAAATAGCGAATTAAATATCAGTCATGAATTAACCGTTACAGAAGACCCAAAAGCATTAGTCATATTTGCCCATGGTGCTGGTGCTGATATGAAGCATCAATATATAGAAGATCTTGTTCAATTGATGAATGCTCAGCAATTGAACGTATTGCGCTTTAACTTTCCATTTATGGATAAGCGCAAACTTGATGGTAAAAGAAGACCGCCAGATAGAATGCCCACGTTAGTTGCTTGTTACCAGTCAATACTTGCAAATGTAACTACGGATTTACCGATATATATTGCCGGAAAGTCTATGGGAGGGCGAGTAGCCGCGATATTGGCTGGAGATAAAGACTTGATGAATACTCATCAAATTCGGGGTGTTATCTGCTTAGGTTACCCATTTCACCCGGCAAAAAAAACAGATAAGTTACGTTTAGAACCGCTGCAAGAAACACAACGGCCTGTGTTGATACTTCAAGGTCAACGAGATGCACTCGGTAGTGAGATTGAAATTAAGGCATATGAACTTTCTTCACACTGCCAATTACATTTTTTTAATGATGGCGACCATGATTTAAAACCACGGGTGAAATCTGGCTATAACTTGAAACAACATCAAAGTGCTGCGGTGAATAAAATGAGGAGTTTTATCGATGAAATTAATAACTGTTGCTAA
- a CDS encoding DUF423 domain-containing protein, with protein sequence MKLITVAKLLMIFVGISGCFSVLFGAWLAHGGQSLPLASQERLLTALTYQFFHTLALMLTIILYKLHSKAMLLIAGILFALGIIFFSGSLYIKTLFDVLSIGKLAPSGGLSFALAWLLVGFAGTKMFDQKLGN encoded by the coding sequence ATGAAATTAATAACTGTTGCTAAACTATTGATGATATTTGTTGGTATCAGTGGTTGTTTTTCTGTATTATTCGGCGCTTGGTTAGCCCACGGTGGACAATCTCTACCTTTGGCGTCACAAGAACGACTACTGACAGCATTAACGTATCAATTTTTTCATACGTTAGCGCTTATGCTAACCATTATCTTATATAAGCTTCATTCCAAAGCTATGCTATTGATAGCAGGCATCTTGTTTGCCCTTGGCATCATATTTTTTAGTGGTAGTTTGTATATCAAAACTTTATTCGATGTGTTGAGTATTGGGAAGTTGGCGCCCTCAGGCGGCCTGTCATTTGCACTTGCATGGCTATTGGTTGGATTTGCAGGTACTAAAATGTTTGATCAAAAGTTAGGTAATTAA
- the rlmM gene encoding 23S rRNA (cytidine(2498)-2'-O)-methyltransferase RlmM, whose translation MTAIVLYCRPGFEKECGAEIQEKASWNEVYGYLELSKNQGVVYFHLNKPEEGEVLMEKIPLRRLIFARQWFVTVTEKIDLPDYNRVEAIVEALGTEWQYADLRMETPDTNDGKELSKFCRKLAVPLRQALRKEKILTEKGNKDGAVLHALFLSGKEVIFGFSLALNTSPHVMGIPRLKFPNAAPSRSTLKLDEAFLYFIPKEEWDIRLTSGMNAVDLGAAPGGWTYQLVRRGMMVTSIDNGPMAESLMETGQVKHRTMDGFKYVPQKKNVYWLVCDMIEKPQRVAKLMSEWLLKGLCQEAIFNLKLPMKGRYQQVNDDLQTMKDAFSLHNVKYELFAKHLYYDREEVTVHARLLSPPPTDI comes from the coding sequence ATGACTGCAATAGTTTTATATTGTCGCCCCGGATTTGAAAAAGAATGTGGCGCAGAAATTCAAGAAAAAGCCTCATGGAATGAAGTTTATGGCTATTTAGAGCTAAGTAAAAACCAGGGAGTGGTTTATTTTCATTTAAATAAGCCGGAAGAGGGCGAAGTCTTAATGGAAAAAATTCCATTACGTCGACTTATTTTTGCACGCCAATGGTTTGTTACTGTAACGGAAAAAATTGACTTACCGGACTACAATCGTGTTGAAGCTATTGTAGAAGCGTTAGGCACCGAGTGGCAATATGCTGATTTACGTATGGAAACGCCTGACACCAATGACGGCAAAGAATTGTCGAAGTTTTGTCGGAAATTAGCGGTTCCATTACGACAAGCACTGAGAAAAGAAAAAATACTCACCGAAAAAGGCAATAAAGATGGGGCAGTTCTACACGCGTTATTTTTATCAGGCAAAGAAGTTATATTTGGCTTTTCTCTAGCGCTAAATACTTCACCGCATGTTATGGGTATTCCACGTTTAAAATTCCCAAATGCTGCGCCAAGTCGCTCAACATTGAAATTAGATGAAGCTTTTTTATATTTTATTCCTAAAGAGGAATGGGACATACGATTAACATCAGGCATGAATGCGGTTGATCTAGGCGCCGCACCTGGCGGTTGGACTTATCAATTGGTACGTCGTGGCATGATGGTAACGTCAATTGATAATGGTCCAATGGCTGAGTCATTGATGGAAACAGGGCAAGTAAAACATCGTACTATGGATGGCTTTAAATATGTGCCGCAAAAGAAGAACGTTTACTGGCTAGTATGCGATATGATTGAAAAACCTCAACGCGTAGCAAAACTTATGAGCGAGTGGTTATTAAAAGGGCTGTGCCAAGAAGCAATTTTTAACTTGAAACTGCCAATGAAAGGTCGTTATCAGCAAGTTAATGACGATTTACAAACGATGAAAGATGCATTTTCTCTCCACAACGTTAAGTACGAATTGTTTGCTAAACATTTGTATTATGACCGTGAAGAAGTCACCGTACATGCAAGGCTGCTTTCTCCTCCTCCAACAGATATTTAA
- a CDS encoding isocitrate dehydrogenase, translating into MAKQIITVIPGDGIGPDIIDATIKVLDKAGCNFEYEYADAGLTALENHGDLVPESTLALIEKNKIALKGPLTTPVGDGFTSINVTLRKHFQLYANVRPVLSFKGTKARYENIDIITIRENTEGMYSGLGQTVSEDGNHAEAMSLVTREGAERIVTFAYETAIKEGRKKVTAVHKANILKSTSGLFLKVAREVAARYPQIESTEMIVDNCCMQLVMNPEQFDVIVTTNLFGDILSDLCAGLVGGLGMAPGANIGNGCAIFEAVHGSAPDIAGKNLANPTSVILAAIQMLEYLGMADKADNIRRAITDVIETGDRTTRDLGGTHGTSDFTQAVLERL; encoded by the coding sequence ATGGCAAAACAAATCATAACAGTGATACCAGGTGACGGTATTGGTCCAGATATTATAGATGCAACTATCAAAGTCCTTGATAAAGCAGGTTGTAATTTTGAATATGAGTATGCTGACGCTGGCTTAACAGCATTAGAGAATCATGGCGATTTAGTACCAGAGTCTACATTAGCGCTGATTGAAAAAAATAAAATCGCCCTTAAAGGCCCATTAACAACGCCAGTAGGTGATGGTTTTACTTCAATTAACGTGACATTACGTAAGCACTTTCAACTGTACGCAAATGTTCGTCCTGTGTTGTCATTTAAAGGCACAAAAGCGCGTTACGAAAACATTGATATCATTACCATTCGTGAAAATACAGAAGGCATGTATTCAGGCCTTGGGCAAACGGTTTCAGAAGATGGCAATCATGCAGAGGCAATGAGCCTTGTGACTCGCGAAGGTGCTGAACGCATTGTTACTTTTGCTTACGAAACTGCTATAAAAGAAGGCCGTAAAAAGGTTACTGCCGTTCATAAAGCTAATATCCTAAAATCAACATCAGGTCTATTCCTTAAAGTTGCCCGTGAAGTAGCCGCACGTTACCCACAAATTGAATCAACAGAAATGATCGTAGACAACTGTTGTATGCAGTTAGTAATGAATCCTGAGCAGTTTGACGTCATTGTTACCACTAACCTATTTGGCGATATATTATCTGATCTATGTGCTGGTTTAGTTGGTGGTCTAGGAATGGCTCCTGGCGCTAACATTGGTAATGGCTGTGCAATATTTGAAGCTGTTCATGGTAGTGCACCCGACATTGCAGGTAAAAACTTGGCAAACCCAACGTCCGTTATTTTAGCTGCTATACAAATGCTAGAATATTTAGGCATGGCAGATAAAGCCGATAATATTCGTCGCGCTATCACTGACGTTATCGAAACAGGTGATCGCACGACACGTGATTTAGGCGGTACACATGGCACTTCAGATTTCACCCAAGCGGTATTAGAGCGTCTATAA
- a CDS encoding DUF3192 domain-containing protein has translation MNKKVIARILVALIAYGIFVALVVNFYDDSPAKMQWEDREAYNRQFIAKLELKKFNFNSAIEQLGSPDITEAKLVNESSYQVSFYRTQHVKSDGITTQDECTALLFTNGILTAIGKTAYQQFKDF, from the coding sequence GTGAATAAAAAAGTTATTGCTAGAATATTAGTCGCATTAATTGCATATGGCATTTTTGTCGCATTAGTGGTGAATTTTTACGATGACAGCCCAGCAAAAATGCAATGGGAAGACCGAGAAGCCTATAATCGACAATTTATAGCGAAACTTGAACTGAAAAAATTTAACTTTAATAGTGCTATAGAGCAACTAGGCAGTCCAGATATTACTGAAGCCAAGTTAGTCAACGAAAGCAGTTACCAAGTCAGCTTTTACCGTACGCAACACGTAAAGTCTGACGGCATAACAACGCAAGATGAATGTACCGCATTACTGTTTACTAACGGGATTTTAACTGCCATTGGTAAAACAGCTTACCAGCAATTTAAAGACTTTTAA
- the xni gene encoding flap endonuclease Xni yields MTVHLVLIDALNLIRRIYAVQERPFLLNNELAENTKQQVLFNTAKACEQALQKILDQLQPTHALAVFDSQAPCWRYDIFPDYKKGRKKMPEHLADKLPDIQDRFMKNFVDSLVSEADEADDLIATLAIKVALRGQNVTIVSTDKCFLSLLNPNIKVYDYFNRRYLDEEYVVNKFSVKPDKLMDLWTLTGDNTNKIPGVAGIGQVTASKLLNQYGSIKSILSATDLKSSISEKLSLHDEQIALSRKLLTLKIDIPLGFNLKDIRLPNENELASS; encoded by the coding sequence ATGACGGTTCATTTGGTATTAATTGATGCATTAAATTTGATCAGAAGAATTTATGCTGTCCAAGAACGGCCTTTTTTGTTAAATAATGAATTGGCTGAAAATACCAAGCAACAAGTTTTGTTTAATACCGCCAAAGCCTGTGAACAAGCTTTGCAGAAAATATTAGATCAATTACAACCAACTCATGCGCTTGCCGTTTTTGACTCGCAAGCACCATGTTGGCGATACGATATTTTTCCTGACTATAAAAAAGGCCGTAAAAAAATGCCTGAGCATTTGGCTGATAAGTTACCCGATATTCAGGATCGTTTTATGAAAAATTTTGTTGATTCTTTAGTGTCAGAAGCTGACGAAGCTGACGATTTAATTGCTACCTTAGCGATAAAAGTCGCATTAAGAGGGCAAAATGTCACTATAGTCTCTACAGATAAATGTTTTTTATCGCTACTTAACCCCAATATAAAAGTTTATGACTATTTTAACCGACGCTATTTAGACGAAGAGTATGTAGTTAACAAATTTAGTGTAAAGCCAGATAAATTAATGGACTTGTGGACATTAACTGGCGATAACACCAACAAAATACCAGGTGTAGCTGGAATTGGGCAAGTAACGGCTTCCAAATTATTAAATCAGTACGGCTCAATTAAAAGTATTCTTAGTGCGACAGACTTAAAAAGTAGCATCAGTGAAAAACTATCACTCCATGATGAGCAAATAGCATTAAGTCGCAAACTACTGACGTTAAAAATCGATATTCCTTTAGGCTTCAATTTAAAAGATATCAGACTACCTAATGAAAATGAACTTGCCAGTAGTTAA
- the ppnN gene encoding nucleotide 5'-monophosphate nucleosidase PpnN, whose amino-acid sequence MHTQVNPVGKMNLLSQAEVDHLQQSATSELYNLYRNCSLAVLNAGSHTDNAEDIYQQFLDFQIQVLRRERGVKLALDNPPKHAFVDGVIIKGIQEHLSAVLRDILFIGDCYNSNAIDSTTNVIFDMLRNANAIIPDSSPNLITCWGGHSINSIEYKYTKQVGYHLGLRGFNICTGCGPGAMKGPMKGATFGHAKQRNATGRYIGLTEPSIIAAEPPNPIVNELVIMPDIEKRLEAFVRMSHGIIIFPGGAGTAEELLYILGIMLHPKNQSQKLPIILTGPIESAEYFQQIDTFIGATLGESAQQLYEIIIDDPEQVAKTLKSTTKDVVAHRKLTGDSYHFNWSLVIEAEFQQPFDPNHEKMASLNLHYDQSIAALAANLRRAFSGIVAGNVKASGIKAIRENGPFEISGDSKIMALMDTLLHSFVQQQRMKLPGSKYIPCYTVIEG is encoded by the coding sequence ATGCACACTCAAGTTAATCCCGTAGGTAAAATGAACTTACTGTCTCAAGCAGAAGTTGATCACTTACAACAATCAGCAACTAGTGAACTCTATAATCTCTATCGTAATTGTTCATTGGCCGTTCTTAATGCCGGCAGTCATACCGACAATGCTGAAGATATCTATCAACAATTTCTCGACTTTCAAATTCAAGTATTACGACGTGAGCGTGGCGTGAAATTAGCATTAGATAATCCGCCAAAACATGCCTTTGTAGACGGTGTTATTATAAAAGGTATACAAGAACACCTTTCTGCGGTGTTACGCGATATATTATTTATCGGTGATTGTTACAATTCAAACGCAATTGACAGTACCACTAATGTTATTTTCGATATGCTACGCAATGCTAACGCCATAATCCCTGACAGCTCACCTAATTTGATCACTTGCTGGGGTGGACACTCCATTAATAGTATTGAATATAAATATACCAAGCAGGTGGGCTATCATCTTGGGCTTAGAGGTTTTAACATTTGTACTGGCTGCGGGCCTGGCGCAATGAAAGGTCCTATGAAAGGAGCAACGTTTGGTCATGCTAAGCAACGCAACGCTACGGGTCGTTATATAGGGTTAACTGAACCAAGTATTATTGCCGCGGAACCGCCAAACCCTATCGTTAATGAATTGGTTATCATGCCTGACATTGAGAAGCGTTTAGAAGCGTTTGTACGTATGTCACACGGTATAATTATATTCCCCGGTGGAGCAGGCACAGCAGAAGAGTTACTTTATATTTTGGGTATTATGTTACACCCTAAAAATCAATCACAAAAATTACCTATTATTTTAACGGGGCCAATTGAAAGCGCTGAATATTTTCAACAAATTGATACCTTCATTGGCGCCACGTTAGGTGAATCAGCACAACAACTTTATGAAATTATTATTGACGACCCAGAACAAGTCGCCAAAACCTTGAAATCAACCACCAAAGATGTGGTTGCACATCGTAAACTTACTGGTGACTCTTATCATTTCAATTGGTCATTAGTTATTGAAGCTGAGTTTCAACAGCCTTTTGATCCAAATCACGAAAAAATGGCCTCATTAAATTTACATTATGACCAAAGCATAGCTGCTTTAGCCGCAAATTTACGCCGTGCGTTCTCTGGTATTGTCGCAGGTAACGTCAAAGCAAGCGGAATAAAAGCCATCCGAGAAAACGGGCCATTTGAAATAAGTGGTGATAGTAAAATAATGGCGTTAATGGATACTTTATTACATTCTTTCGTCCAGCAACAAAGAATGAAACTACCCGGCAGTAAATATATTCCTTGTTATACAGTCATTGAAGGTTAG
- a CDS encoding GGDEF domain-containing protein yields the protein MSETSVAEKTIKDLKSRLNSAIIARSELENEFSAQSVLLTSFISKLSQACKGTDILLDNKLAKLRTTLKTSISFTDIEKDIKAISTLLRQHSLKNDKNSIKIHKQLNNSGTGLQKVKGFPKESRRQLQGLINKAEESHSSLVQYIPLMSEFIAFYENVIHTQIRQPAEQSPKVSQPVAISKCNKVDSNEVSETSPVTEQIAPKELLGRFSSILNTLVISKKHKADITKIKSSLHGQVSNQILMTTCLNVFDFMIEDLEQERSRAKVFLSTLSETLTSVQVSVAATLTSSSECSIENAKINKELSDKINEVSIGIIDAGSLTEMKVDVNDKIQQIAKTLENKSKLEEEQRLALHEKLNNMSAQVEQLEQQSKVFEKRIQEVQAKSFQDALTKLANRAAFDEYFAKELVRFHHKQFDLAITVVDLDDFKRINDTYGHTAGDKTLQVIAETLTKVMGKDVFISRYGGEEFVLIFKGVDKITVMNKLNMLRKKVASLPFTFKGTRVSITLSVGVTLVQRDDIVHSAFERADTALYQAKHDGKNKVVYG from the coding sequence ATGAGCGAAACTTCTGTTGCGGAAAAAACTATCAAAGATTTAAAATCTCGACTTAACTCCGCTATTATCGCTCGAAGTGAGCTAGAAAACGAATTTAGTGCACAATCGGTTCTTTTAACCAGTTTTATTAGCAAATTATCTCAAGCTTGCAAAGGCACTGACATATTACTTGATAATAAGTTAGCTAAGTTAAGAACAACCCTAAAAACATCTATAAGCTTCACAGATATAGAAAAAGATATAAAAGCGATATCGACACTTTTACGACAGCACTCGCTAAAAAATGATAAAAACAGCATAAAAATACACAAACAATTAAATAACTCTGGTACGGGTCTGCAAAAAGTTAAAGGCTTTCCAAAGGAAAGTCGTCGTCAATTGCAAGGCTTGATTAACAAAGCAGAGGAAAGCCACTCGTCATTAGTGCAATACATACCATTAATGAGCGAGTTTATAGCCTTCTATGAAAATGTAATTCATACACAGATCAGACAACCAGCGGAACAATCACCAAAGGTGAGCCAGCCTGTTGCTATTAGTAAATGCAATAAGGTTGACAGCAATGAGGTATCTGAAACAAGCCCAGTTACTGAACAAATTGCTCCGAAGGAATTACTTGGACGGTTTAGCTCCATCCTCAATACGTTAGTTATTTCCAAAAAGCATAAAGCTGATATCACCAAAATTAAATCCAGTTTACACGGTCAAGTTTCAAATCAAATATTAATGACAACATGCCTCAATGTTTTCGATTTTATGATTGAAGATTTAGAGCAGGAACGCAGTAGAGCTAAAGTGTTTTTATCTACACTGAGCGAAACACTGACTTCTGTTCAAGTTTCAGTAGCTGCAACGCTTACTAGTTCCTCAGAATGTAGTATTGAGAATGCCAAAATCAATAAAGAACTATCTGACAAAATAAACGAAGTTAGTATTGGTATTATCGACGCAGGTTCATTAACCGAAATGAAAGTCGATGTTAATGATAAAATTCAGCAAATTGCTAAGACACTGGAAAATAAATCTAAATTAGAAGAAGAACAACGTTTGGCTTTACACGAAAAGCTAAATAATATGTCCGCACAGGTAGAACAATTAGAGCAACAAAGTAAAGTTTTTGAAAAGCGCATTCAAGAAGTTCAGGCTAAAAGCTTCCAAGATGCTTTAACCAAATTAGCCAATAGAGCAGCGTTTGATGAGTATTTTGCAAAAGAACTTGTTCGCTTTCACCATAAACAGTTTGATTTAGCGATCACGGTTGTTGATTTAGATGACTTTAAACGTATAAATGACACTTACGGTCATACTGCTGGTGATAAAACGTTACAAGTTATTGCTGAGACCTTAACAAAAGTTATGGGCAAAGATGTTTTTATTAGCCGATATGGCGGAGAAGAATTTGTCTTAATTTTTAAAGGTGTAGACAAAATCACTGTGATGAACAAACTCAACATGTTACGTAAAAAAGTGGCAAGCTTACCATTCACCTTTAAAGGCACTCGTGTCAGTATTACTTTATCTGTTGGCGTCACTCTAGTACAAAGAGATGATATTGTGCATTCTGCATTCGAACGTGCAGATACCGCACTGTATCAAGCAAAGCATGATGGTAAAAATAAAGTGGTATACGGGTAA